The DNA segment CGCTGTCGTTGCCACGCACACTTGCACCTGCGGCAAGTGCAGGTGTGGCCCTCGACCTCCGTCATCCTTTGCCTGCTACGACACCCGATCGAGGGCCCGGGATTCGATTCTTGCCGACCAAGTTGAACGTTCTTCCGCAACCTGCTAGTCTTCCCGATGGAGAAACCGGGCGATCTGTCTGGGCAGGTAGTCGACGTCGATCGGCTTCTGGATGTATCCGTCGCTGCCTGCCGCCAGCGTCCGCTCCCGATCGCCCCGCATGACGTTGGCTGTGATGGCAATGACGGGGATGGTGGACGGGTTAGGATCCGACTTGAGG comes from the Anaerolineales bacterium genome and includes:
- a CDS encoding response regulator, with the translated sequence MDNRILVRRILQAEGYDVLEVGNARATLQVVTNRRPGLILVDINVPELNGTTPTSRLKSDPNPSTIPVIAITANVMRGDRERTLAAGSDGYIQKPIDVDYLPRQIARFLHRED